The window GAACGTGTAACTATAGAGCATTATAATCGAGTAGATCAAATATATGGATTTGGAGTTAGTGGGATCACTGTGGGGAAGTAGTCTTTTCAAATTGTTGAAGCTCTTAAGGCAGAGAACTTTTTCAAGAAAACTTCTTCAGGATTCGGCTTTCTCCTATTGGCTGATAAAAGCCTACTCACATGGATTTTGGTCTGGGAATCCACAAAACCTAAGGTTTATAATCACTGGCCCGGAAAAAAGCATGTGGATCTTCAGCACAAATCcatccaaaataataaaaaaaaatccctcaaatattaaaaacatcttAAGAAAATAAGGTCCTTTTTTGACCTTGATAAGACTCTCTATGGTCAAAAAAGTATCTAAATACCtccaaaggaagagaaagaggaatctCATACTCTTGCTCTATATCTagatgagctttttttttaaataaaaaaatcagatgtGTTTCTTTCTGAACTATAAgcataaaaatgattttcttttctgctaaatatttatttccatttgggtctgacgtggtagcctagtggctaaagtccttgtctttttttttttttttttttcacctcaacAGGAATTTATTTTCAGGACTGTTTGCACTCTAGATTAACATGTGATATATAATTTACTTCTCTTACAAAGAGCTGACTATGAtgggctgggggctggatggcGTCACCGAGTCCCACTCAGGCCTGAGCAGACACCAGTTTGCTCAGGCCTGAGAAGCAGgacttttctctctcactcatcaCTTCGAAGTGCAGCGGCCTCCTGCAGAAGTTGCACTCGGCAGAGGAATGCGGCTTCAGGTCCAGTCCCACCTGCTTCCACGTGGCCAGCAGCTTCTCCAGGAAGTAGCTCATCATCTGCGGCgtgtggtggggggtgggtgCAATGCGCAGGAGCTCCTCCCCCCCGCGGCACCGTCGGGTAGTTGATGGCCTGGACGTAGATGTTGTGTCGGCTCATCAGCTCATCACAAATGGCTGTGTTTTTAGCAGCATCTGCAACCCGCACAGGGATGATGTGGCTAGGGCAGTGGACGACGGGGAGGCCAGCATCCATGAGCATCTGTCGCATGAGCTTGACGTTGCGTTGGTGCTGGCGGCGCAGCGCCCGGCCCTCGGAGCTCTTCAGGACCCGCACTGACTCCAGGGCTCCAGCCAGCAGCATGGGCGGCAGGGATGTGGTGAAGATGAAGCCAGCCGCATAGGAGCGGATCATGTGGATCAGCGAGCTCGTGCTGGCAATGTACCCTCCCACACAGCCGAAGGCTTTGCCAAGAGTCCCAGAAATGATGTCCATTTTTGGCATGACTCCATCCCGATCGCCAGTCCCTCCACCGTGAGCCCCGTACAGTCCCACGGCATGGACCTCATCCACAAAGGTGATCACTCCAAACTCATGGGCCACGTCACACAGTTCTTGCAGTGGACACACAGCTCCATCCATCGAGTGGACCGTTtcaaatgccacaatgttggGGACAGCAGGATCAACTCGCTGCAACAGTTCCCTGAGGTGGCCGACGTCATTGTGGCGGAAGATGTACTTTGGCACTCGGCTGTTGCGGATGCCCTGGATCATGGAGGCGTGGTTCCCAGCGTCAGAGTAGATCTTACAGTCATCTTAGCCAGGGTGAGCAGGGTCAAGTCATTGGCCACGAAACATGAGGAAAACAAGAGGGCCGCATCTTTGCTATGCAGGTCAGCTAGCTCCCGCTCAAGATCCACATGGAATTTACTAGTTCCAGAAATATTTCTAGTACCACCTGCCCCAGCACCATGTTGCTTAAAAGTGTCCATAACTTCCCCACACCTGTGGGTGGCGGCTCATTCCCAGGTAGTCGTTACTGCACCACACGGACACCTGCTTTTTGGTGATCAGAGAATCTGAGTAATCATCTGCCATGGGAAAGATGTGTGCCCTTCGGTTCACAGTTTTGAAAACGCGATAGGTGTGGTCATTCTTTTTCTCATCAATTTTCTTCTCAAAGAAACGATCGTACTGAAGAGTGGAAACAGACTTTGGCAAGTTATCCTGAAGAAGATGAGACACTCTCTCCGGTCTCTGCCTTCGCATCATGTCCTGGAAGTTCTTCAGAAAGCTGCTGGGGTCCCCCTCGTCAGTCTTCACATTAAGCACACTGGGGTTCCCCGAGCTTTCGGCAACCTCTTTGCGCATGGCGTGCATCTCCTGCACATCctcctggagctccaggctggcTTTGCGGAAGACACTGCTGCCCGTCTGGCTCATCTGTGCTGCctgcctgttcatatcccagctgctctacttcccattcagctcctccttgtggcctgggaaagcaattgaggatggtccaaagccttgggaccctg is drawn from Ochotona princeps isolate mOchPri1 chromosome X, mOchPri1.hap1, whole genome shotgun sequence and contains these coding sequences:
- the LOC101527567 gene encoding LOW QUALITY PROTEIN: 5-aminolevulinate synthase, non-specific, mitochondrial-like (The sequence of the model RefSeq protein was modified relative to this genomic sequence to represent the inferred CDS: inserted 3 bases in 2 codons; deleted 1 base in 1 codon) produces the protein MSQTGSSVFRKASLELQEDVQEMHAMRKEVAESSGNPSVLNVKTDEGDPSSFLKNFQDMMRRQRPERVSHLLQDNLPKSVSTLQYDRFFEKKIDEKKNDHTYRVFKTVNRRAHIFPMADDYSDSLITKKQVSVWCSNDYLGMSRHPQVXGEVMDTFKQHGAGAGGTRNISGTSKFHVDLERELADLHSKDAALLFSSCFVANDLTLLTLAKMXCKIYSDAGNHASMIQGIRNSRVPKYIFRHNDVGHLRELLQRVDPAVPNIVAFETVHSMDGAVCPLQELCDVAHEFGVITFVDEVHAVGLYGAHGGGTGDRDGVMPKMDIISGTLGKAFGCVGGYIASTSSLIHMIRSYAAGFIFTTSLPPMLLAGALESVRVLKSSEGRALRRQHQRNVKLMRQMLMDAGLPVVHCPSHIIPVRVADAAKNTAICDELMSRHNIYVQAINYPTVPRGEELLRIAPTPHHTPQMMSYFLEKLLATWKQVGLDLKPHSSAECNFCRRPLHFEVMSEREKSCFSGLSKLVSAQA